In Musa acuminata AAA Group cultivar baxijiao chromosome BXJ2-8, Cavendish_Baxijiao_AAA, whole genome shotgun sequence, one genomic interval encodes:
- the LOC135618376 gene encoding nuclear transport factor 2-like: protein MLLATSLGVPEIKKVNSQESHHGGVLVHVTGRLTKEDNVKRDFSQSFFLAPQETGYFVLNDILQYVDEIDEHQGSGEIDERQRHQGSANEQEETVSVPIDVVVAPAKEICDSVSNDESSAVQEKEPGNEVCDSVNEGESSTVQEQEPGEEVCDSVSNGESSTVQGKEPSNEVSDSANNGESSTVQGKEPSNEVSDSANNGESSTVQGKEPSNEVSDSMNNGESSTVQEKQLDNEVSNVVSDSSHQQMPKRTYASVIKSAKDVPVNVATAEWVPVVAAPSKPVPAPTPEEPISSSVDERSICVKNIPLHATPALLEEQFKRFGPIKPGGSQVRGHHKWQESHSCFGFVEFQTSDSARRAIEASPIVMSGRSVKIEPKKILNPGVDRYGGRFPPGGVDGQQSGLRQHGNRGYVGGRAGNRTRLDTAGTGSGSHNKWN, encoded by the exons ATGTTACTGGCCACCAGCTTGGGCGTACCAGAGATAAAGAAGGTGAACAGCCAGGAGTCTCACCATGGTGGGGTGTTGGTCCACGTAACAGGGCGTCTCACCAAGGAGGACAACGTCAAGAGGGACTTCTCCCAGTCCTTCTTCCTTGCTCCCCAGGAAACGGGCTATTTTGTGCTGAATGACATCCTGCAGTATGTGGATGAGATCGACGAACACCAGGGTTCTGGAGAGATCGATGAACGGCAGCGACACCAGGGCTCTGCGAATG AACAAGAAGAAACAGTGTCAGTGCCCATTGATGTAGTGGTTGCTCCAGCAAAAGAAATCTGTGATTCTGTGAGCAATGACGAGAGCTCCGCTGTGCAAGAGAAAGAACCGGGCAATGAGGTCTGTGATTCTGTGAACGAGGGCGAGAGCTCGACTGTGCAAGAACAGGAACCGGGCGAAGAGGTCTGTGACTCTGTGAGCAATGGCGAGAGCTCGACTGTGCAAGGGAAGGAACCGAGCAATGAGGTCTCCGATTCTGCGAACAATGGCGAGAGCTCCACTGTGCAAGGGAAGGAACCGAGCAATGAGGTCTCCGATTCTGCGAACAATGGCGAGAGCTCCACTGTGCAAGGGAAGGAACCGAGCAATGAGGTCTCCGATTCTATGAACAATGGCGAGAGCTCGACTGTGCAAGAGAAACAACTGGACAATGAGGTGTCTAATGTAGTTTCAGATAGTTCTCATCAACAGATGCCCAAGAGGACATATGCTTCAGTG ATCAAATCTGCGAAAGATGTTCCTGTGAACGTAGCAACTGCAGAATGGGTTCCTGTGGTGGCAGCGCCATCTAAACCAGTCCCTGCTCCAACGCCTGAGGAGCCGATCTCCAGTTCTG TCGATGAACGTTCCATCTGCGTCAAGAACATACCCCTCCATGCAACACCGGCACTTCTTGAGGAGCAGTTCAAGAGGTTTGGTCCTATCAAACCCGGTGGCAGCCAAGTTAGAGGCCATCATAAG TGGCAGGAATCTCATTCTTGTTTTGGCTTTGTCGAGTTCCAAACATCCGATTCTGCCCGACGTGCGATAGAG GCTTCTCCCATAGTTATGTCTGGCCGATCAGTCAAAATCGAGCCAAAAAAGATACTTAATCCAGGAG TTGATAGATACGGAGGAAGATTTCCACCTGGTGGAGTGGATGGGCAGCAAAGTGGATTAAGGCAGCATGGTAACAGAGGCTATGTTGGAGGCAGGGCTGGGAACAGGACTCGATTAGATACAGCTGGTACTGGATCTGGAAGCCACAATAAGTGGAACTAA